Below is a window of Tsuneonella deserti DNA.
GGGGCTGGGAAATCTCGGAGAAGCGCCTCGATGCGCTGCACGACCGGGCGCGCGAGATGCGGCGGCATTCGAGCCCGGCGCACAAGGCGCTCGCCGAGCGTTTCGCCAAGGCCGATCTCGGCAAGTACAAGTTCACCCGCCACGCGGTAATCGGCTCCGCGATCGTCGATTTCGGCTGCCCGATGCTCGGCATGGCGTTGTCGATCGACGAGGAAGGGGTGGATCCGGCCATCGCGACGCGGCGCGACAAGAGCCTGGAAGCGGTCGGCATCCGCGTGATGCGGGTGAAGGCGAGCGATATTCTCGAGGACATGGACGCCGTGCTCGCGCGGATCACCGCCGGCATGAAAATGCGCATGGCCGACAAGAAAAGCCGCGCGCGCGAACACGCGGCGGCGAACCCGCGGCAGGACTGGTCGAGGCCGAAGCGGTGATGCTCACCCCCACACCCCATTGTCATGCTGAACCTGGTTCAGCATCCATCTCTCCTCCCGCGCCGACGGCGCCTGGGGCGCGATGGACCCCGAAACGAGTTCAGGGTGACGGTCCCTGGAACTTTGAGGTGGTCAAATGAAAAGCCTCCTGCCTTTCTTCGCCGTCCTCGCGCTCGCCGCCCCCGCCGTCGCCGACGACATCCCGGCCGACCTTGCCGAATCGCGCCTGCGCGGATGCCTGCTCGCGGGCGCGTCGGGCACCGGTCAGACCCAACTTGAAGCCGCCGTGATCCAGGTGCGCGCTTACTGCGGTGCGCAGATCCGGCGCGTGAAGGATCAGCGCGTGAAGGCCGCTGCCGAGGGGCTTTCGGGCAATGACGCCGAAGCCGCGAAGACCCGCGCGATCCGCGCGCTCAACACCGAGATCGCCCAGGCGGTCGCCAACTTTTCCGGACTGACCCAGTGACCATGCTCAGAATCGAAAACCTTCACGCCACCGTCGGCGAAACCGAGATTCTCCGGGGCCTCAGCCTCGAAGTCGGGGCGGGCGAAGTGCACGCGATCATGGGACCCAACGGCGCCGGCAAGTCGACGCTCGCCTATGTCCTTGGCGGGCGGCCCGGCTACGAGGTGACGGCGGGATCGGTGACGTTTCAAGGGCACGACCTGCTCGCACTGGAGCCGCACGAGCGGGCGGCGGCGGGGCTGTTCCTCGGTTTCCAATACCCGGTCGAGATTCCGGGCGTTTCGAACGTCCAGTTCCTGCGTGAAGCGCTTAATGCGCAGCGTTCGGCGCGAAATGAAGCGCTTCTTTCGGGGGGTGACTTCCTCAAACTGGCGCGCGAAAAGGCCGGCTTGCTGAAGCTGGACATGGACATGCTCAAGCGCCCGGTGAACGTCGGCTTCTCCGGCGGCGAGAAGAAACGCGCCGAGATGGTGCAGATGGGGATCCTCGATCCCGCCTTCGCGGTGCTCGACGAAACCGACAGCGGGCTCGACATCGATGCGCTGCGCACGGTGGGCGAAGGCATCAACGCAATCATGAGGAAGCCCGACAAGGGCGTGCTCCTCATCACCCATTACCAGCGGCTGCTCGATTACGTGAAGCCGGACAAGGTCCACGTGCTCGCGAAAGGACGCATCGTCACCTCCGGCGGACCGGAGCTCGCGCGGCAGCTTGAAACCGAAGGCTACGAGGCGGTGGCGGCATGAACACTTTCGCTGCCATCCTCCTGCTCGCGGCCCAGGCTGCCGCACCGGCGACCGCGCCGCGCGAGATCGACCCGAAAGTTGCCGCCCAAGTTCCGATCATCGCCGGCAAGCTTGAGCAATGGCGCGGTGCCTGGGGCGCTGCGGACGGGAAGATCGCCTGCAAGACGATCCGATCGAGCGGTGACCAGGAGATCGACGCGCTCGGCTGCGCATCGATGATCGCCTGCGTGAAACCGGCCTATCCCGCGCTTAAGACGATTGCGGACAGCAAGGCCACCGTGGACGAGAAGAAGCGGCAGATTTCCGCGAAGCTCGCGACCCTGCAGCCGTGCATGAAACAGCATCGCGGACAAGGCATCGCGGAACTGGCGATCAGGCGGGGGCGGGGATGACCCTCGCAGCTCTCCCGACCACGCGCGACGAGAACTGGCGCTACGCCGATCCGGCGGCTCTCGGCGGGCTGCAGGCGGCAGATCTGGATTCGTGGCACGAAACGGTGCTGGCCCCGGGCGAAGTGCGTTCGAAGGACCTGATCCTCGACGATGCTTTTCCCGGCGTCCACCGTTTGCGCATCGACGTGAAAGCCGGCGCCCGGGCTGAATTGTTCGCGGTCCTGTCGGCGGCGAGATACACGCGGCTCGAAGTCGAAGTGACCCTGCACGAAGGCGCGCATTTCCAATTCGGCAGCGTGACTATCGGCGGAGAAGACGTGACCCGTGAAGTGGTCACCCGCGTGACCCACGCCGAACCTGGCGGGTCGAGCGACCAGGTCGTTCGCGCGGTCCACTGGGACACTGCGACGGGCAACTTCCTCGGCCGCATCGCGGTCGCGCGCGATGCGCAGAAGACCGACGCGGCGCAGAGCTTCAAGGCTCTCCTCCTTAGCCGCGGGGCGAGCGCGAACACCAAGCCCGAGCTCGAGATCTTCGCCGACGATGTCAAATGCGCTCACGGCGCCGCCATCGGCCAGATGGACGAAGCGGCGGCCTTCTACATGGCGGCGCGCGGACTTCCGCCCGAAACAGCGCGAAAACTGCTGGTGCGCGCATTCGTCGCGGATGCCTTCGCCGCCCATGCCCAGCCGGACGCCCTGCTCGATGCCGCGCTCGGCGCGCTGGGAGAAGATGCGTGAACGTGATGGGCGCGATCGGCCGGACGGCGGAGTTTCCCGGCCTGGTGGGTCCGGACGGATCGCGCTGGCACTATCTCGATACGGCCGCAACCGCGCAGAAACCGCAGGTCGTGATCGATGCGGTAAGCAACGCGCTCGGCCGGGACTATGCGACGGTGCATCGCGGCGTCTATTCGCGCTCGGCGCAGATGACGCTCGGCTATGAGGCTGCGCGGCGGCGGGTTGCCTCGTTCATCGGTGGACGCGAGGATGAGATCGTATTCACCCGCGGCGCGACCGAGGCGATCAACCTCGTCGCCTACAGCTACCCCGACAAGGGCCGCGTGCTGCTCAGCCGGCTCGAGCATCACTCGAACATTGTGCCTTGGCAACTTGCGGGCTGGCAGGTGGATGTCTGCCCGTTGACCGAGGACGGGCGGATCGATCTGGCCGCGGCTGAGGCCATGCTGACGCCCGAACACACGATGGTGGCGCTGGCGCACGTTTCAAACGTGCTCGGCTCCGTGCTCGACGCGCATCGGGCCGCCGAACTGGCGCGCTCTGTCGGCGCGAAACTGCTGCTCGACGGCTGCCAGGCCGTGCCGCGGTTGCCCGTCGATGTCGCGGCGCTCGGCTGCGATTTCTACGCTTTCTCCGGGCATAAGCTTTACGGACCCACCGGCATCGGAGCCCTGTGGGGGCATGCCGACCTGCTTGAGTCGATGCCGCCATGGCAGGGCGGGGGCTCGATGATCGACAATGTGACGTTCGAGCGCACCACCTTTGCCCCACCGCCGCAGCGGTTCGAGGCCGGCACGCCCGCGATCGTCGAGGCGATCGGCCTTGCCGCGGCATGCGACTACGTTTCGGCCATCGGGCCCGGCGCCATCCATGCTCACGAAGCCGCTCTCGTGGCAGACCTGCGCGAAGCGCTGCGCCCGATGAATGACGTCACGCTGTTCGGTCCAGAAGACAGCGCGGGCATCGTCAGCTTCGCGCTGCAGGGGGTGCATCCGCACGACCTCGGCACCATATTGGACGAGGAAGGGGTGGCGATCCGCGCCGGGCATCACTGCGCGCAGCCGCTCATGTACTGGCTCGGCGTTCCCGCCACTGCGCGAGCGAGCTTCGGGCTCTACAGCGATGACAGCGATGTGGCCGCGCTGGTGCGCGGGATCGAGCGCGCAAGGCGGATATTCGGATGACCCAGGACTTTGCCATGAACGAGCACAACCGGATCGAGGTCGAACAGGTGGACGCGGTCGACAAGCCGCCGCGCGCCAGCGTCGATGACGCGGAGACCCCACGCGAGAGCTTCGAACGCAAGCGCGACTACCTCGAGGGCTTCCTCGCCCAGAAACCGCAGGTGACGCATGCCGGAGAGCCGGGTGGCGATCTTTATGAAGGCGTGGTTGAGGCGCTCAAGGAGATTTACGATCCGGAAATTCCGGTCAACATCTACGACCTCGGCCTGATCTACGCGGTCGAGGTCACGCCCGACGGTGATGCCAAGGTAACGATGACGCTTACCACGCCGCATTGCCCGGTCGCCGAATCGATGCCCGGGGAAGTCGAATTGCGCGTCGGCGCGGTGCCTGGCGTGCGCGATGCTGAAGTGCTGCTGGTGTGGGATCCGCCGTGGGGTCCCGACAAGATGACCGACGAAGCCCGCCTCGAACTCGGCATGCTCTGATGGGCGATGTTCGTGTCCTGGGCGAATGTCTGCTCGATCCCTCGCGCGAGCAGTGGGAGCGGATGCAGGCCGCGCAGGATCTCGATCAGCAGGGCGCTGATGCGCTGCCCTACCTGTTCGAAGCCGCCTCGCTTGACTGGTCGCACGATCCCGGGATGCGCGTGTTGATCGGCACGTCGATCGCCACCATCTGGCATGGACAGGGAGCACTCCGCACCGCTTCGACCGACGGGCTTCCGCCCGAGACGGTGGCGGAGATCGAGAACGCCCGCCGTCACGCACCAGGAATGTCATGACCGAAACCACCCTCCGCCAGCGCCCCGCGGCCGTCACGCTTACCGCAGCCGCCGAAGCGCGCGTCACCGACCTGATGGCGAAGGCCCCCGAAGGCGCGATCGGCGTCAAGCTATCGACGCCGCGCAGGGGCTGCTCGGGCCTTGCTTACTCGGTCGATTACGTGACCGAAGAGGCCAAGTTCGACGAGAAGATCGAAACGCCCGGCGGCACGTTCTACATCGACGGGCCGAGCGTGCTCTACCTCGTCGGCAGCACGATGGACTGGGTGGAGGACGATTTCACCGCCGGCTTCGTGTTCACCAACCCCAATGCCAAGGGCGCTTGCGGCTGCGGCGAAAGCTTCATGGTGTGAACCGGGCCGGCGCGAGTCCGCGCCGGGCTATTTCCGCAGCGCCTTGACGCAAGCGGCACGATCGACGTCGAGACCATCGCTGGCGCGCCGCGCATCGACGTAAGTAGAGGTCGGAATCGCGCCGGGACGCGAAGGATAGAGGTACACGTCGAGCACGCACGCCTCGCCCGAGAACTGCAGCTTGCGCGCATCGCCTTCCCACACATCGAGCCGGGGTGCGCCGAACTGGCGCTGGAGCTGCGCCGAATCCACGCCGATTACGCCTTCAAGCCCCGGCAGGCTCATCACCTTGGCGACCCGGAACCCGCCAGTGGCCGGCGGTGCCGGGCGGGTTGCGGGAACGCTTCCGACACGCGCGGGGGCCTCGGCTGGAGTCGATGCAACCCGCGTCCCCGTGGTCGGACCGCAGGCGGCGAGCGCAATGATCGGCAGAAGCGGCAGGACTTTCACGGTCGGCTCTTTTTCAGCGGATTGATTCGCGACTGGACCATATGCGTCGCAGCAGCGGCTCCCAGAACGGGTGCCAAAAGGTTCACGAATGGCACCAGCAGCAGCGCGGCGACGATCCCGCCCAGAGCCAGGCGTGTCAAGGGCGGCAGCGGCGGAGTGGCCTGTCTGTCGTGCCGGTGACGGAGCCACGCCATGTCCTGAAGTTCGCGGCCGAGCAGCCACCCGTTGACGACCCAGAACAGGATCGCGGTGCCAACCCCGGTAAGGAGCAGCAGCAGTGCAAAGGGCAACGCCGCGAGATTGACGACCAGCGCTCTCGCCACTCCCGTGAGGGCGTTGCGCGCATCTTCGGCGAGGGGGAGCTTGCGGGCGGTCGCCGCCGCCTGGGGATAGTGCCGCTCCTCGACCGCCAACACTATCTCGTCGGCAAAGAACTGCAGCACAGCGAGCGCGACCACCCGGAACAGCAACCATCCGCCGAGAATCGCCAGAACCAGGCCGATCAGGCCGCCCAGTTCGCCGTAACCGGCGGCGTAATGCTCGATCAGGCTTCGGGCGAGCTGCCACAGCACGATCCCTGCCAGCACGAATATCGCCAGCGTGAGTGCGATGCTCTTGACCAGCACACCGATCACTCGCCGGTCCCCAAGCTGTCCAAGTGCGCGGGCGAAGGCAGGAAGGACACCGGTCATGCGCGCGCTTCTCGTTCGCCTGGCCTCGCCCGTCAACGCGCTTGGCGCAGGCCGCCCCAGCCGCTAGGCGCGCCGGCAACACTGACCACCCCGAAGGAATTTTCGTGACCGAACCCCGCTACGACGTCATCGCCATCGGCAATGCCATCGTCGATGTGATGGCCCCGTGCGATGACGCGCTGATCGACGAGCTCTCGCTCAACAAGGGGGGGATGACGCTCGTCGATGCCGATGGCGCCACGCGCCTCTACGACGCGATGGGTCCGGCTCGCGAGATTTCGGGCGGCTCGGCGGCCAACACGTTGGCAGGCCTTTCGGCCCTGGGCGCGCAGTGCGCCTTCATCGGCCAGGTTGCCGACGACCAGCTCGGCGAAGTGTTCGCGCACGACATCCGCGCCGTCGGTATCGATTTCGACACCCCACCGCGTGCCGGCGACCCGCCGA
It encodes the following:
- a CDS encoding endonuclease domain-containing protein, with amino-acid sequence MTERKTLGVKTDAAAPAIRKKGRGWEISEKRLDALHDRAREMRRHSSPAHKALAERFAKADLGKYKFTRHAVIGSAIVDFGCPMLGMALSIDEEGVDPAIATRRDKSLEAVGIRVMRVKASDILEDMDAVLARITAGMKMRMADKKSRAREHAAANPRQDWSRPKR
- the sufC gene encoding Fe-S cluster assembly ATPase SufC translates to MLRIENLHATVGETEILRGLSLEVGAGEVHAIMGPNGAGKSTLAYVLGGRPGYEVTAGSVTFQGHDLLALEPHERAAAGLFLGFQYPVEIPGVSNVQFLREALNAQRSARNEALLSGGDFLKLAREKAGLLKLDMDMLKRPVNVGFSGGEKKRAEMVQMGILDPAFAVLDETDSGLDIDALRTVGEGINAIMRKPDKGVLLITHYQRLLDYVKPDKVHVLAKGRIVTSGGPELARQLETEGYEAVAA
- a CDS encoding SufD family Fe-S cluster assembly protein; amino-acid sequence: MTLAALPTTRDENWRYADPAALGGLQAADLDSWHETVLAPGEVRSKDLILDDAFPGVHRLRIDVKAGARAELFAVLSAARYTRLEVEVTLHEGAHFQFGSVTIGGEDVTREVVTRVTHAEPGGSSDQVVRAVHWDTATGNFLGRIAVARDAQKTDAAQSFKALLLSRGASANTKPELEIFADDVKCAHGAAIGQMDEAAAFYMAARGLPPETARKLLVRAFVADAFAAHAQPDALLDAALGALGEDA
- a CDS encoding aminotransferase class V-fold PLP-dependent enzyme translates to MGAIGRTAEFPGLVGPDGSRWHYLDTAATAQKPQVVIDAVSNALGRDYATVHRGVYSRSAQMTLGYEAARRRVASFIGGREDEIVFTRGATEAINLVAYSYPDKGRVLLSRLEHHSNIVPWQLAGWQVDVCPLTEDGRIDLAAAEAMLTPEHTMVALAHVSNVLGSVLDAHRAAELARSVGAKLLLDGCQAVPRLPVDVAALGCDFYAFSGHKLYGPTGIGALWGHADLLESMPPWQGGGSMIDNVTFERTTFAPPPQRFEAGTPAIVEAIGLAAACDYVSAIGPGAIHAHEAALVADLREALRPMNDVTLFGPEDSAGIVSFALQGVHPHDLGTILDEEGVAIRAGHHCAQPLMYWLGVPATARASFGLYSDDSDVAALVRGIERARRIFG
- a CDS encoding SUF system Fe-S cluster assembly protein — translated: MNEHNRIEVEQVDAVDKPPRASVDDAETPRESFERKRDYLEGFLAQKPQVTHAGEPGGDLYEGVVEALKEIYDPEIPVNIYDLGLIYAVEVTPDGDAKVTMTLTTPHCPVAESMPGEVELRVGAVPGVRDAEVLLVWDPPWGPDKMTDEARLELGML
- a CDS encoding HesB/IscA family protein, whose translation is MTETTLRQRPAAVTLTAAAEARVTDLMAKAPEGAIGVKLSTPRRGCSGLAYSVDYVTEEAKFDEKIETPGGTFYIDGPSVLYLVGSTMDWVEDDFTAGFVFTNPNAKGACGCGESFMV
- a CDS encoding EI24 domain-containing protein, which gives rise to MTGVLPAFARALGQLGDRRVIGVLVKSIALTLAIFVLAGIVLWQLARSLIEHYAAGYGELGGLIGLVLAILGGWLLFRVVALAVLQFFADEIVLAVEERHYPQAAATARKLPLAEDARNALTGVARALVVNLAALPFALLLLLTGVGTAILFWVVNGWLLGRELQDMAWLRHRHDRQATPPLPPLTRLALGGIVAALLLVPFVNLLAPVLGAAAATHMVQSRINPLKKSRP